A genome region from Catenulispora sp. EB89 includes the following:
- a CDS encoding PKD domain-containing protein produces MSRTRSGPLRRRVLVSVLTTLTLATATVPAATADSSQNPATPSTATPAASSASSASATTATTATTATAATLTRAFAAGRHVGGDAIAGIRAGTLHTGTADGQSWAVAAFDAADSATPEQAVALQDANTGVFVQTGSSWRLVSTGLYGCATGLPAALKTAWNISAPGVCSGSAPAEKAAAAKARAAKPAAATDATPLGQKIADIALSQVGVQTDPPVPNFNTIDCDPYSTLVAGFSSNSDGCGYNSTFNVRNQNETWCADFAKWVWQQAGVTADMNTLNAGAVSFHTWAVHQGQNPQADTGTPEPGDAVLFYRPGRLPNGFADHVGLISGINADGTINMVNGDFSGDAAVDVQYDQNIKDLAAFAASVESPGEQWALVTPPTTAQQPNPAGAMDAATVAVDGATAQFHASGSVPGGTITGYYWTFGDTRMTNETGADVTHVFSEPGTYTATVTITSSFGTTTTVRKNIQVVAASAAVASAPTDQIWYDPLPVVQYTFTRSAGGLAVDYWNGGQWIQWAVPGTPDATGDITALTYPDAANASVNTAHAFYRTANGSLAETSQTAGGWQTQALPGTAIAGGAVNATTTADGGTEVFFVNNHRQLSADVQSASGWSTKVLDPAPVAQPGSLVLADTTNGPVILGIGPGGLVTSSTDIGPTWITVPMAAFAAKGSSLAAATTAAGTAEVFYTAPDGTLGEATQNGSWWKPSTLPGSPTAAGGKAATTYLLPSVLPANVGDFPQPPGTLTETSVSAPLGMEVFYLTASGAPAVTYNDGTGWQSKTLPGTADGIAGAMAYQVDEQPSNLYLTNAGTLSEETAGARSGDPSGSWHAAPALPTAPASWANQIVLYAADAADATTAQASAAAAGLPAQQVTTSFAVAWADTLDGNYLVYAVGTPAVRALYSNVCNWANPSDLPGPGTPFSYGVDPVNTLAQVGPGNFINAAGATAADTQAITTDLAYYALHGALPPGVTSVPAQVGAPYACMGSPS; encoded by the coding sequence ATGTCACGCACACGTTCAGGCCCCCTGAGGAGACGGGTACTCGTCTCCGTACTCACCACTCTCACACTCGCGACCGCGACGGTCCCGGCCGCCACGGCCGACTCGTCGCAGAACCCCGCGACGCCGTCCACCGCCACACCCGCCGCCTCGTCCGCCTCGTCCGCCTCGGCCACCACGGCCACCACGGCCACCACGGCCACCGCGGCGACGCTGACCCGGGCCTTCGCGGCCGGACGGCACGTCGGCGGCGACGCGATCGCCGGCATCCGCGCCGGCACCCTGCACACCGGCACCGCGGACGGCCAGTCCTGGGCCGTCGCCGCCTTCGACGCTGCCGACTCGGCCACGCCGGAGCAGGCCGTCGCCCTGCAGGACGCCAACACCGGCGTCTTCGTCCAGACCGGGAGCAGCTGGCGGCTGGTCAGCACCGGGCTGTACGGCTGCGCGACCGGCCTGCCGGCGGCGCTGAAGACCGCCTGGAACATCTCCGCGCCGGGCGTGTGCTCGGGCTCCGCGCCGGCCGAGAAGGCCGCGGCCGCCAAGGCGCGGGCGGCCAAGCCCGCCGCCGCCACGGACGCGACGCCGCTCGGCCAGAAGATCGCGGACATCGCGCTCAGCCAGGTCGGAGTCCAGACCGATCCCCCGGTGCCGAACTTCAACACCATCGACTGCGACCCGTACAGCACCCTGGTCGCGGGCTTCTCGTCCAACAGCGACGGCTGCGGCTACAACTCCACGTTCAACGTCCGGAACCAGAACGAGACCTGGTGCGCGGACTTCGCGAAGTGGGTGTGGCAGCAGGCCGGCGTCACCGCGGACATGAACACGCTCAACGCCGGCGCGGTCTCGTTCCACACCTGGGCCGTGCACCAGGGGCAGAACCCGCAGGCGGACACCGGCACGCCGGAGCCGGGCGACGCGGTGCTCTTCTACCGCCCCGGCCGCCTGCCCAACGGCTTCGCCGACCACGTCGGGCTGATCTCCGGCATCAACGCCGACGGCACGATCAACATGGTCAACGGCGACTTCTCCGGCGACGCGGCCGTGGACGTCCAGTACGACCAGAACATCAAGGACCTGGCGGCCTTCGCGGCGAGTGTGGAGAGCCCGGGCGAGCAGTGGGCCCTGGTGACCCCGCCGACCACCGCGCAGCAGCCGAACCCGGCCGGCGCCATGGACGCCGCGACCGTGGCCGTGGACGGCGCCACCGCGCAGTTCCACGCCTCCGGCTCGGTGCCCGGCGGCACGATCACCGGCTACTACTGGACCTTCGGCGACACCCGGATGACCAACGAGACCGGCGCGGACGTGACGCACGTCTTCAGCGAGCCGGGCACGTACACGGCCACCGTCACGATCACCTCCAGCTTCGGCACCACCACCACGGTGCGCAAGAACATCCAGGTGGTCGCGGCCTCGGCGGCCGTCGCGTCGGCACCGACCGACCAGATCTGGTACGACCCGCTGCCGGTGGTGCAGTACACGTTCACCCGGTCGGCCGGCGGCCTCGCGGTCGACTACTGGAACGGCGGGCAGTGGATCCAGTGGGCCGTCCCGGGAACCCCGGACGCCACCGGTGACATCACGGCCCTGACCTACCCGGACGCGGCGAACGCCTCCGTAAACACGGCGCACGCCTTCTACCGCACCGCGAACGGCTCGCTCGCCGAGACCTCGCAGACCGCCGGCGGCTGGCAGACTCAGGCGCTGCCCGGCACGGCGATCGCCGGCGGGGCGGTCAACGCCACGACGACGGCCGACGGCGGCACCGAGGTCTTCTTCGTCAACAACCACCGACAGCTGTCCGCGGACGTGCAGTCGGCCTCCGGCTGGAGCACCAAGGTGCTCGACCCGGCGCCGGTCGCGCAGCCCGGCTCGCTGGTTCTCGCCGACACCACGAACGGCCCGGTCATCCTCGGGATCGGCCCGGGCGGCCTGGTGACGTCGAGCACCGACATCGGCCCGACCTGGATCACGGTGCCGATGGCGGCCTTCGCGGCCAAGGGCAGCAGCCTGGCCGCGGCGACAACGGCGGCGGGTACGGCAGAGGTCTTCTACACGGCCCCTGACGGCACCCTCGGCGAGGCCACGCAGAACGGGTCCTGGTGGAAGCCGTCCACCCTGCCCGGCTCGCCCACCGCGGCCGGCGGCAAGGCGGCGACGACCTACCTGCTGCCCTCGGTGCTGCCGGCCAACGTCGGCGACTTCCCGCAGCCTCCCGGCACGCTGACCGAGACCAGCGTCAGCGCGCCGCTGGGCATGGAGGTCTTCTACCTGACGGCGTCCGGCGCACCGGCGGTCACGTACAACGACGGCACCGGCTGGCAGAGCAAGACCCTGCCGGGCACGGCCGACGGCATCGCGGGCGCGATGGCGTACCAGGTCGACGAGCAGCCCTCGAACCTGTACCTGACGAACGCGGGCACCCTCAGCGAGGAGACGGCTGGGGCGCGCAGCGGCGACCCGTCCGGCTCCTGGCACGCGGCGCCGGCGCTGCCGACGGCCCCGGCGAGCTGGGCGAACCAGATCGTCCTGTACGCGGCCGACGCCGCGGACGCGACGACCGCCCAGGCCTCCGCAGCCGCGGCCGGCCTGCCCGCCCAGCAGGTGACCACCTCGTTCGCGGTGGCGTGGGCGGACACGCTCGACGGCAACTACCTGGTGTACGCGGTGGGCACCCCGGCGGTGCGCGCGCTGTACAGCAACGTGTGCAACTGGGCGAACCCCTCGGACCTGCCGGGCCCGGGAACGCCGTTCTCCTACGGCGTCGATCCGGTGAACACCCTGGCCCAGGTCGGCCCCGGCAACTTCATCAACGCCGCGGGCGCCACGGCCGCCGACACCCAGGCGATCACCACCGACCTGGCGTACTACGCACTGCACGGCGCGCTGCCGCCGGGGGTGACGTCGGTTCCGGCGCAGGTCGGGGCTCCGTACGCGTGCATGGGGAGCCCGAGCTAG
- a CDS encoding MFS transporter produces the protein MHPRRWHILMALSVALCTVNIGTLALNIGLPSIGVAMRATTSQLQWITETYVLALAALMITMGSLADRFGRRRLLVAGLLLYGVASAGGALCHAPWQLIAVRAVLGAAGAMIMPATLSIVRSVFPPEEMVKAMAVWTGVVSAGVMLGPIAGGVLVEAWGWPALFWMNVPLVAGSLLAVALVVPESRAAGRRPLDPVGMVLGAASTTALVYAVIQAPHAGWLSARTLGTLAGGAAGFVLFLWWERRTAYPMLDLTLFHNPRFWAASMAVTIAYFALMGTAFLLTLYMQTVQGHSPVGSALRLTPMAVAAGLSAAAAEPLVHRFGTRDVVAGGLAVTTLGMLVFSTVGWRNNEPLVLTGLGVLTLGLVAAGIAASESIMSSVSEDQAGSAAAVDETSIELGGTLGVAIMGSVYAAGFAAGLTTAARSLPAELRKVATESISGAIEAADRVGGPLGADFAATARASFLDGTQTAAWIGAGVAFAGALLTVRFLPGRESAR, from the coding sequence ATGCATCCGCGGCGCTGGCACATTCTCATGGCTCTGAGCGTCGCGCTGTGCACGGTCAACATCGGCACGCTGGCCCTGAACATCGGCCTGCCGAGCATCGGCGTCGCGATGCGGGCGACGACCAGCCAGCTCCAGTGGATCACCGAGACGTACGTCCTGGCGCTCGCCGCCCTGATGATCACCATGGGCTCGCTGGCCGACCGCTTCGGCCGTCGGCGGCTGCTGGTGGCCGGGCTGCTCCTGTACGGCGTGGCCTCGGCGGGCGGCGCCCTGTGCCACGCGCCGTGGCAGCTCATCGCGGTGCGCGCGGTGCTCGGCGCGGCCGGGGCGATGATCATGCCTGCCACGCTGTCGATCGTCCGGAGCGTCTTCCCGCCCGAGGAGATGGTCAAGGCGATGGCGGTGTGGACCGGCGTGGTCAGCGCGGGGGTGATGCTCGGGCCGATCGCCGGCGGGGTGCTGGTGGAGGCCTGGGGCTGGCCGGCGCTGTTCTGGATGAACGTGCCGCTGGTCGCGGGCTCGCTGCTGGCCGTCGCGCTGGTGGTGCCGGAATCGCGCGCGGCCGGGCGGCGTCCGCTGGACCCGGTGGGCATGGTGCTGGGCGCGGCCTCGACCACCGCGCTGGTCTACGCGGTGATCCAGGCTCCGCACGCGGGCTGGCTCAGCGCGCGCACGCTGGGGACGCTCGCCGGCGGCGCGGCGGGCTTCGTGCTGTTCCTGTGGTGGGAGCGCCGGACCGCGTACCCGATGCTCGACCTGACGCTGTTCCACAACCCGCGCTTCTGGGCGGCGAGCATGGCGGTGACGATCGCGTACTTCGCGCTCATGGGTACCGCCTTCCTGCTGACGCTGTACATGCAGACGGTCCAGGGCCACAGCCCGGTCGGCTCGGCGCTGCGGCTGACCCCGATGGCGGTGGCCGCGGGCCTGTCCGCGGCGGCGGCCGAACCGCTCGTCCACCGGTTCGGCACCCGCGACGTCGTCGCCGGCGGCCTGGCCGTGACCACCCTCGGCATGCTGGTGTTCTCCACGGTCGGCTGGCGCAACAACGAACCGCTGGTCCTGACCGGCCTCGGCGTGCTGACCCTGGGCCTCGTAGCCGCGGGCATCGCCGCCAGCGAGTCGATCATGAGCTCGGTCTCGGAGGACCAGGCCGGCTCCGCCGCGGCGGTCGACGAGACCTCGATCGAACTCGGCGGCACCCTCGGTGTCGCGATCATGGGCAGCGTCTACGCGGCCGGCTTTGCCGCCGGCCTGACCACGGCCGCCCGATCCCTCCCGGCTGAGCTCCGCAAGGTCGCCACCGAATCGATCAGCGGCGCGATCGAAGCCGCGGACCGTGTCGGCGGCCCGCTCGGCGCCGACTTCGCCGCGACCGCTCGGGCCTCGTTCCTGGACGGGACGCAGACCGCTGCCTGGATCGGCGCGGGGGTGGCTTTCGCCGGGGCTTTGCTGACGGTGCGGTTTCTCCCCGGCCGGGAGTCTGCGCGGTAG
- a CDS encoding HAD family hydrolase → MRFAFFDLDDTLVDARSALRAWSADFAAEYVVGREDAASDVFELVDAATNWPAFVADARERYGITAPDDQLMAHVAAVYPGKFVLEPQVRHGLAELRAAGWLLGIVTNGTTLVQQAKVDSVGLREHVDVVVDSEAAGHRKPDRRIFELAAAELGVDLGPHGWMVGDRLDKDVAGGAAAGLRTIWISQDGPDPDPPREAAMRPTRTAASITDAFAIVGGSGPA, encoded by the coding sequence ATGCGCTTCGCTTTCTTCGACCTCGACGACACCCTCGTGGACGCTCGGTCAGCCCTGCGCGCCTGGTCCGCGGATTTCGCCGCAGAGTACGTAGTCGGCCGCGAAGACGCGGCTTCCGACGTGTTCGAGCTCGTGGACGCCGCTACGAACTGGCCGGCGTTCGTCGCCGATGCCCGCGAGCGTTACGGCATAACGGCGCCGGACGACCAGCTCATGGCGCACGTCGCCGCCGTCTACCCGGGCAAGTTCGTCCTCGAACCGCAGGTACGGCACGGCCTGGCGGAGCTGCGCGCGGCCGGCTGGCTGCTCGGCATCGTCACCAACGGCACCACCCTCGTACAGCAGGCCAAGGTCGACAGCGTCGGCCTGCGGGAGCACGTCGACGTGGTCGTCGACTCCGAGGCCGCCGGCCACCGCAAGCCGGACCGCCGCATCTTCGAGCTCGCGGCCGCCGAACTCGGCGTGGACCTGGGACCGCACGGCTGGATGGTCGGCGACCGGCTCGACAAGGACGTGGCCGGGGGCGCGGCCGCCGGACTCCGGACCATCTGGATCTCCCAGGACGGTCCGGACCCCGATCCGCCACGCGAGGCGGCGATGCGGCCGACCCGCACCGCCGCGTCCATCACCGACGCGTTCGCGATCGTCGGCGGATCGGGTCCGGCCTGA
- a CDS encoding TetR/AcrR family transcriptional regulator encodes MSRAEVPYHHGDLRAACVRAARELLEEDGSASLSLRAVARRAGVSATAPYRHFAVREQLVSAVAAEGYRELGAQLLAANPAPATPQDLVELAVAYVRFALERPALFRAMFAEPCDPTSEERVAAVAAVSEYLQAIVHTVFPAADPGPLSTAVWALVHGLAFLHLDGKLDASTPEAAAEQVRAAINAMLAISTSLH; translated from the coding sequence ATGTCACGCGCCGAGGTCCCCTACCACCACGGCGACCTGCGCGCCGCCTGCGTGCGCGCCGCGCGGGAGCTGCTGGAGGAGGACGGCAGCGCCAGCCTGTCGCTGCGGGCGGTGGCGCGCCGCGCCGGCGTGTCCGCGACGGCCCCTTACCGGCACTTCGCCGTGCGCGAGCAGCTCGTCTCCGCCGTCGCCGCCGAGGGCTACCGCGAACTCGGCGCACAGCTGCTCGCGGCGAACCCGGCGCCGGCGACGCCGCAGGACCTCGTCGAACTCGCCGTCGCCTACGTCCGCTTCGCCCTGGAACGCCCGGCCCTGTTCCGCGCCATGTTCGCAGAACCCTGCGACCCCACCAGCGAGGAGCGGGTCGCCGCGGTGGCCGCCGTGTCGGAGTACTTGCAGGCCATCGTCCACACCGTCTTCCCCGCCGCAGACCCCGGTCCACTCTCCACGGCTGTATGGGCACTGGTGCACGGGCTCGCGTTTCTGCACCTTGACGGCAAGCTCGACGCCTCCACGCCCGAGGCTGCTGCCGAGCAGGTCCGCGCGGCCATCAACGCGATGCTCGCCATCTCTACGTCTCTGCACTGA
- a CDS encoding NAD(P)H-quinone oxidoreductase, producing MKAVVIKEFGGPEMLEWTEVDDPAPAAGEVVIDVSASALNRADVMQRYGLYPLPPGTSPYPGLEVSGRIGAVGDGVTGWEVGQEVCALLTGGGYAQKVAVPAGQVLTVPRGVSLTEAAALPEATATVWSNLVLTAGLQAGEALLVHGGGGGIGTTAVQIGKALGARVVTTVGGPEKAALARELGADQAIDYRTEDFAEHGPYDVILDVIGGAYLDRNVRSLAADGRLIVIGLQDGLEASLNLTELLYKRLSVIGTTLRSRSKEQKAEIIADVQKHVWPMIENGAVKVVVDRTLPMSEAAEAHRLMEAGGHTGKIILVNG from the coding sequence GTGAAAGCAGTAGTGATCAAGGAATTCGGCGGCCCGGAGATGCTGGAATGGACCGAGGTCGACGACCCGGCGCCGGCCGCCGGCGAGGTCGTCATCGACGTCTCCGCCAGCGCCCTGAACCGCGCCGACGTGATGCAGCGCTACGGGCTGTACCCGCTGCCGCCGGGGACCTCGCCGTATCCGGGGCTGGAGGTGTCGGGCCGGATCGGCGCGGTCGGCGACGGCGTCACCGGCTGGGAGGTGGGCCAGGAGGTCTGCGCGCTGCTGACCGGCGGCGGTTACGCCCAGAAGGTCGCCGTTCCCGCCGGGCAGGTGCTGACCGTGCCGCGCGGCGTCAGCTTGACCGAGGCCGCGGCACTGCCGGAGGCGACCGCGACGGTGTGGTCCAACCTGGTGCTGACCGCCGGGTTGCAGGCCGGCGAGGCGCTGCTGGTCCACGGCGGCGGCGGGGGCATCGGGACGACGGCGGTCCAGATCGGCAAGGCGCTGGGGGCCCGGGTCGTCACCACGGTCGGCGGCCCCGAGAAGGCGGCACTGGCCCGGGAGCTGGGCGCCGACCAGGCGATCGACTACCGCACCGAGGACTTCGCCGAGCACGGACCCTACGACGTCATCCTCGACGTCATCGGCGGGGCGTACCTCGACCGCAACGTCCGCTCACTCGCCGCCGACGGACGGCTGATCGTCATCGGCCTCCAGGACGGCCTGGAGGCGTCGCTCAACCTCACCGAGCTGCTGTACAAGCGGCTGTCGGTGATCGGCACGACGCTGCGCAGCCGGTCCAAGGAGCAGAAGGCCGAGATCATCGCCGACGTGCAGAAGCACGTGTGGCCGATGATCGAGAACGGCGCCGTGAAGGTGGTCGTCGACCGGACGCTGCCGATGTCCGAGGCCGCGGAGGCACACCGGCTGATGGAGGCCGGCGGGCACACGGGGAAGATCATCCTGGTCAACGGCTGA
- a CDS encoding CHAT domain-containing protein: MSARDDALQQLQRRLQDARSAPARILDAEALRAAQALQTATGPYPDATATIALGRYRWACANAIGAGRAPDGRSAEGEVAEAVRMFSRMHGLVAGVVPQELRERVLVHLQRDPVPAADPLGLAARATALITESERSADTQPLLDALALVEAALKVVPSGHPDRYLHAGLGSDINKALYARTYTLTYLDEAIRYVREVLREIPLTHVSYAVYLTVLGSLLRSRFQATNDMSALEESLKTCREAVAITPRDDAGRAERINILARVLKFMYISTDEQSYMDERLTLLKESVSVSPPGHPNRATSVAALGDALAEMAEATGDVDRLDEALEYLREAVDTDVQSRRGGVRADSPYLYRLGTFLRVRYDLTRDFHALEESIETLRIAIAAKRPDQGAPHVELDELAASLHALYERTEELSVLEESVRISRQVLAMTPPGLLNRPRYLSTLARRLRQLYLCTKDVRVLDEAIETAQEAVDTGTEPIAYGHRLAILGSLYRVRYLHSRDESELVKAVSILRESVAAIPADHPVRQECIGELGLTLQGLSMARSDSELLREARGYSQEIADSTMVPLDMRVQSYMHLASISERLEDGEAALAAIERAVELAEVLTLDGVTEADRAHRLGELVDLPGQAASAALSAGQPSRAVELLERTRGVLAADTLNQRSGELERLRTAAPGWAADLARVRTQLSSPKLARAAYRELGALLDRIRGVPGFEGFQRPPRIEQLSRLARSGPVVMISAGLFRSDALVLTGDGNGDGPGRSAPVELVRLPDLDRVEAARQAERLAGAGRAALRRDLSPEKHRQVRDEVVDVLEWLWEVAAAPVLDHLGFTGTPPEGQEWPRLWWCPAHVLSFLPFHAAGRYRSASGGDREQGSAPSSPSPSPSPALSVLDRVVSSYTTTIGALAQRERPRRSIPATLIVPVPDTPGARLPGVVTETQALLRMVPDARPLLRPSRAGVLDALPGYQIAHFACHGHADRTDPARSHLILTDHDVAPLTLDDVSHLNLTADLAYLSACDTGIAPVRLSDQFLHFTGAFQLAGYRHVIGTLWSVDDQVAADLATAFYDRLTSGGTLPPRTDTSARALHDAIRALRARYPDDPALWAAHTHTGA, encoded by the coding sequence GTGTCAGCTCGCGACGATGCGCTCCAACAGCTCCAGCGACGGCTTCAAGACGCCCGGTCAGCGCCTGCGCGGATCCTCGACGCGGAGGCGCTGCGGGCGGCACAGGCTCTGCAGACGGCGACGGGGCCCTATCCGGACGCCACTGCGACCATCGCACTCGGGCGGTATCGGTGGGCGTGCGCGAATGCCATCGGGGCCGGACGCGCGCCGGACGGTCGGAGCGCCGAAGGTGAGGTGGCCGAGGCGGTGCGGATGTTCTCGCGCATGCATGGGCTCGTGGCGGGAGTCGTGCCGCAGGAGTTGCGGGAGAGGGTCCTCGTGCACCTCCAGAGGGATCCCGTTCCGGCCGCTGACCCGCTCGGGCTTGCCGCGCGGGCCACGGCCCTGATCACCGAGTCCGAGCGCAGCGCCGATACGCAGCCACTTCTGGACGCGCTCGCGTTAGTGGAGGCGGCGCTAAAGGTGGTCCCGTCCGGGCATCCGGATCGCTATCTGCACGCGGGGCTCGGCTCCGACATCAACAAGGCACTCTATGCGCGCACGTATACGCTGACGTACCTCGATGAGGCGATCCGGTACGTGCGCGAAGTACTCAGAGAGATTCCGCTTACGCACGTCTCCTATGCGGTCTATCTCACCGTGCTCGGTTCGCTGCTGCGATCGCGCTTTCAGGCCACGAACGACATGAGCGCTCTGGAGGAGTCCCTAAAGACGTGCCGGGAGGCGGTAGCTATAACTCCGCGCGATGATGCCGGGCGCGCAGAGCGGATCAACATCCTGGCCAGGGTTCTGAAGTTCATGTACATATCCACCGACGAGCAGTCGTATATGGACGAGAGACTGACACTCCTTAAAGAGTCTGTCTCCGTGTCGCCGCCGGGCCACCCGAACAGGGCAACGAGTGTCGCCGCTCTGGGTGACGCCCTGGCTGAGATGGCGGAAGCGACCGGTGATGTGGATCGGTTGGATGAGGCTCTTGAGTATCTGCGCGAGGCCGTCGATACAGACGTGCAGAGCCGGAGAGGAGGCGTTCGAGCCGATTCCCCGTACCTCTATCGGCTCGGCACGTTTCTCCGTGTGCGGTACGACCTGACCCGCGACTTCCACGCGCTTGAGGAGTCCATCGAGACCCTTCGTATAGCGATTGCCGCGAAGCGGCCCGACCAGGGCGCTCCCCACGTCGAGCTCGATGAGCTCGCGGCGTCGTTGCACGCCCTCTACGAACGCACCGAAGAGCTCAGCGTTCTGGAGGAGTCGGTACGCATCAGCCGACAGGTGTTGGCGATGACGCCGCCGGGGCTGCTCAATCGCCCGCGCTACCTCAGCACTCTCGCGCGCCGGCTCAGGCAGCTCTATCTGTGCACCAAGGACGTGCGCGTATTGGACGAAGCGATCGAGACCGCCCAGGAGGCGGTCGACACCGGGACCGAGCCGATCGCGTACGGACACCGGCTGGCGATCCTCGGCAGCCTGTACCGCGTGCGTTACCTGCACAGCAGAGATGAGAGTGAGCTCGTTAAGGCGGTCTCCATACTGCGGGAAAGCGTGGCGGCCATCCCGGCGGACCATCCCGTGCGCCAGGAGTGCATCGGCGAGCTCGGGCTGACGCTTCAAGGGCTCTCCATGGCCCGGTCCGATAGCGAACTTCTCAGGGAGGCTCGGGGCTACAGCCAGGAGATTGCCGACTCCACCATGGTGCCGCTGGATATGCGCGTACAGAGCTACATGCATCTGGCCTCCATCTCCGAACGTCTTGAAGACGGAGAGGCCGCTCTTGCGGCCATCGAGCGGGCCGTGGAGTTGGCGGAGGTTCTGACCCTGGACGGGGTCACGGAAGCCGACCGTGCGCATCGTCTGGGAGAGCTCGTGGATCTGCCCGGGCAGGCGGCGAGCGCCGCGCTGTCGGCGGGGCAGCCGTCGCGGGCTGTGGAGTTGCTGGAACGCACGCGTGGTGTGCTCGCGGCCGACACGCTGAACCAGCGCAGCGGTGAGTTGGAGCGGCTGCGGACGGCGGCGCCGGGGTGGGCGGCGGATTTGGCTCGGGTGCGTACGCAGTTGAGTTCGCCGAAGCTTGCGCGGGCGGCGTATCGAGAGCTTGGAGCACTACTCGATCGAATCAGAGGGGTTCCGGGGTTCGAGGGCTTTCAGCGTCCGCCGCGGATCGAGCAGCTTTCGCGGCTCGCGAGGAGTGGGCCGGTCGTGATGATCAGCGCTGGGTTGTTCCGCTCTGACGCGCTGGTCCTGACCGGCGATGGCAACGGCGACGGTCCTGGCCGCAGCGCCCCTGTGGAGCTGGTTCGGCTCCCGGATCTCGATCGCGTGGAGGCGGCCAGGCAGGCGGAGCGGCTTGCCGGGGCCGGCCGTGCGGCGCTGCGGCGCGATCTGTCCCCCGAGAAGCATCGACAGGTTCGGGACGAGGTGGTCGACGTCCTGGAGTGGTTGTGGGAGGTCGCGGCGGCGCCTGTGCTGGATCACCTCGGCTTCACCGGTACGCCGCCGGAGGGACAGGAGTGGCCGCGGCTGTGGTGGTGCCCGGCGCATGTGCTGTCCTTCCTGCCGTTCCACGCCGCCGGCCGGTACCGGTCGGCTTCCGGTGGCGATCGCGAGCAGGGGTCGGCGCCGTCGTCGCCGTCGCCATCACCGTCGCCCGCGCTGTCCGTCCTGGACCGCGTCGTGTCGTCGTACACGACGACGATCGGCGCGCTCGCCCAGCGGGAGCGGCCCCGGCGCAGCATTCCGGCGACGCTGATCGTCCCGGTGCCCGACACGCCCGGCGCGCGGCTGCCCGGCGTCGTCACCGAGACGCAGGCACTGCTGCGGATGGTCCCGGACGCCAGGCCGCTGCTGCGGCCGTCGCGGGCCGGCGTGCTCGACGCGCTGCCCGGCTACCAGATCGCGCACTTCGCGTGCCACGGCCACGCGGACCGGACCGATCCGGCGCGCAGCCACCTCATCCTGACCGACCACGACGTCGCGCCGCTGACCCTGGACGACGTCAGCCACCTGAATCTGACCGCTGATCTGGCCTACCTGTCGGCCTGCGACACCGGGATCGCGCCGGTGCGGCTGTCCGACCAGTTCCTGCACTTCACCGGGGCGTTCCAGCTCGCCGGCTACCGGCACGTGATCGGCACGCTGTGGTCGGTCGACGACCAGGTCGCCGCCGACCTGGCGACCGCCTTCTACGATCGCCTGACCAGCGGCGGAACGCTTCCGCCACGGACCGATACGAGTGCCCGCGCGCTGCACGACGCGATCCGTGCCCTTCGCGCCCGGTACCCGGACGACCCGGCGTTGTGGGCGGCGCACACGCACACCGGGGCCTAG
- a CDS encoding SigE family RNA polymerase sigma factor, with protein MSVDTEFTAYAVARAQRLRDTAYLLCGDWHAAQDLTQATFVKLYRAWKRVERSESIDAYARQVMLRTFLDSRRPKRSTERPMADVPEGAAPVGGDPALRVTLLAALARLPINRRAVLVLRFWEDQSVEATAAAMGLSGSAVKTLTQRALAELREVLRDDSALAELDFLLV; from the coding sequence TTGAGCGTCGACACGGAGTTCACCGCCTATGCCGTCGCTCGTGCCCAGCGCCTCCGTGACACGGCATACCTGCTGTGCGGAGACTGGCACGCCGCGCAGGACCTGACGCAGGCCACGTTCGTGAAGCTGTACCGGGCCTGGAAACGGGTCGAGCGCAGCGAGAGTATCGACGCCTACGCGCGCCAGGTCATGCTGCGCACGTTCCTGGACTCGCGGCGGCCGAAGCGCTCGACGGAGCGGCCCATGGCCGACGTGCCGGAGGGTGCCGCGCCGGTGGGCGGCGATCCCGCGCTTCGGGTGACGCTGCTGGCGGCGTTGGCGCGGCTGCCGATCAACCGCCGGGCGGTGTTGGTGCTGCGTTTCTGGGAGGACCAGAGCGTCGAGGCCACGGCCGCGGCGATGGGGCTTTCCGGCAGCGCGGTCAAGACGCTGACCCAGCGGGCGCTGGCCGAACTGCGCGAGGTCCTGCGGGACGACAGCGCGTTGGCCGAGCTCGACTTCCTCCTGGTCTGA